In the Pedobacter cryoconitis genome, AGATGCCAATGTTCCTGCTATTTTAGAAACCTGGTTCAGTGGTACAGAAGCTGGAAATGCAATTGCTGATGTATTGGTTGGTAATTACAATCCTTCGGGTAAACTGACAGCTACTTTCCCTAGAAATGTAGGTCAGATCCCTCTGTATTATAACCACAAAAGTACCGGACGTCCATATGACGGGGTTTCGAATGAAAAATTCAAGTCACGTTATATCGATAGCTCAAATGATCCTTTATATCCGTTTGGTTTCGGATTAAGCTATACCTCTTTCGATTTCTCACCGGTTAAATTAGATAAATCTGCAATAAAAAGCGGTCAGACTATTCAGGCAACTGTTACGGTTAAAAATAATGGAAAATTTGATGGTCATGAGGTAGTGCAATTATATCTTCAGGATATTTATGGTTCTGTTACCCGTCCGGTAAAAGAGCTAAAAGGTTTCCAAAAGATCTTCCTGAAAAAGGGTGAATCTAAGAAGGTTACGTTTACCATAAACACAGAAATGCTGAAGTTTTATAACTCTGATTTAAAATTTGCAGCTGAATCTGGTGACTTTAATGTCTTTATCGGCTCAAATTCAAGAGACGTTTCGACAGCTAAATTTAGTTTTACGCTTTAAGAATATCATTTAAAAAAGCCCTTCAGCTAATCGCTGAGGGGCTTTTTTTGTTTAAAAATTAAAAACACTATCCTTCTGTTTTATCTTGATTTATAGTGTTTACGGTTTTAATATCCGAAATAGAAAAAATAATATTTTTAACTATTGCATTTAATCTTTCCTTTCTTTAGTTTAGATATAGTGTACGAACTACACATATTAAATTGTTTACCAACTATATACACCTATTTATTCACCCTTAAAAAAAATAATCTATAAAACAGCTTTATAACTAATCATCCCTTCAACTAAACCAAATATAACTTATGCAACGAAATCTACCACTTTTCAAGAGGGTCCTCCTTCTCTTGTGTCTTGGCCTGTCATTCGCTATCGGCGCAATGGCACAAAGCAAAATCACCGGAAAGGTCATCGGCAGTGATGATAAACTACCGGTCATCGGCGCTTCCATTAAAATCAAAAATGCTCCGGGTGGCACGACCACAGACGGAAATGGTGCATTCGCACTCCTTGTAAAACCAACTGATGTACTTGTTGTTTCCTTTGTTGGATACGGCACTAAAGAGATTCCGGTTGGCAAACAAACCAATATCAGTGTAATTTTACTGGCCGACAACAACAACCTGACTGAGGTTATTGTAACAGGTTACTCTTCACAACGTAAAAAGGATCTTACTGGTTCTGTAGCAGTTGTAAACATGGGCCTTTTAAAAGCTCAGCCAGCTGCAAGTGCTGTGGAAGCTTTACAAGGTAAGGCGACTGGTGTGCAGATCATCAACGATGGTGCACCAGGTTCAACACCACAAATCAGGATCCGTGGTATCAGTACGATTAACAACAATGAACCTCTTTATGTAATCGACGGGGTACCATTTGAAGGAAAATTATCATGGCTTAACCAAAATGATATTGAAAGTCTTCAGGTACTGAAAGATGCTTCTTCTGCTTCTATCTACGGATCAAGAGCAAACAATGGTGTTGTCATTATCACCACTAAAAAAGGAGTTGCAGGTGCACCAAAGATCACATTGGATTCTTACTATGGTACGCAGGTTCCAAGGAAAAGCAGTTTTCCGAAAATGATGAATCCGCAGCAATATGCCCAGTATGTATTCGACGGTTATACCAATGCAGGAAAAACTATTGCAGCAGGAACAAATTATGGTTCAGGTTCAGTACCTACATTGCCGGATTACCTGCTTGCTGGTTTAAAAACCGGTCAGGACATCACAGCTGCTGATTATGATCCTTCAAAATACAACTATAGCCGTGATCCTGCTTTATTCTATCAGATCACCAAAGCAAACAAACAGGGTACTAACTGGTTTGACGAAATTACAGACGTTGCTCCGGTTCAGAATTACCAGTTAAGTGCTACGGGTGGCGGAGAAAATGCAACTTATACTTTTTCAGGTGGTTACCTGGATCAGAAAGGAACAGTAAAGTATACAGGCTTTAAGCGTTATAATTTCAGGTCTAATACTAACATTTCTGCCTTTAACAAAAGAGTACGTTTTGGTGAAAATGCACAGTACAGTTATTCTGAAGGTTATGGTTTGGGTGTAAATCCAAATACATCCGGAGATTATCAGGATCAGGGAAGTGCGATCAGCTGGGCATACCGTATCCCAACAATTATCCCGGTTTATGATATAAACGGGAATTTTGCAGGAAGCCGCGGCAGCCAGTTAGGTAATGCCGAAAATCCAGTAGCTTTCCTTTATCGTGCAAAAGACAACAAAAACAAAAGTAACTTCTTCTTTGGAAATGTATATGCTGAAGGTGATATCTTACCAGGACTTGTTTTAAAGACAAATTTTGGTCTGCGTTACGAGAACTTTAATGGGGTATCAATGCGCTATCCAAACCTGGAGTTCTCAGAAGGTAACAACTCTAACAGTCTGAGTGAATACATGGGTTATACCACAGAATGGACCTGGTCAAATACATTGAACTACAGTAAAGTATTCAATGAGAAACACAGACTGAATGTATTGCTTGGTACAGAGGCCATCAAATCTAAATCCCGCCAGTTAAATGCAGGCAGAAATGATTTCTTCCTTTTAGGAAATCAGGATTATTATTATTTGAACACTGGTTCTTCAAATATCAGTAACTCTAGTTATGGTGCACTCGGCTCACTTTTCTCTTTATTTGGTAAAGTTGATTATTCTTATAATGATCGTTACTTATTCAGTGCTACCATTCGTCGTGATGGTTCTTCTAACTTCGGAGCGAACAACAAGTATGGTTATTTTCCGGCAGCAAGTGCAGCATGGAGAGTTTCTGAAGAGGACTTCCTGAAAAGTGTTAAATGGATCTCTGACTTCAAATTCCGTGTAGGTTATGGAGAAACTGGTAATCAAAGAATACCTTCTAACCAGTATCTGAACAGATTTCAAAGTTCTATTGCGAGTGCAGCCTATGCAACGGGCGGAGGAAATAGCTTAACTACCGGTGTTTGGCAAAATGCTTATCAAAATCCGGACATCAAATGGGAATCTGTAAAATCTCTTAACGTAGGTATTGACTTTACTTTATTTGACGGTGCATTTGACGGATCGGCAGACTGGTATAACAAAAAAACTACAGATATGCTTTATAACTTGCCACAACCTTCAAGTGTAGTGGGAATGGGAAGTTCACCTTATGTAAATATTGGTGATATGAGCAATAAGGGTGTTGAGTTTAACGTGGCTTATCATTATGGAAAAAAATCAGACAGTCCTTTTAAATTCGATATCGGTCTGAATTTCTCTAAAAACGACAACAAAATTGTAAAACTTGCTCCTGGTATTTTTAACCAGATTTATGGCAATTACAGAAGTTTACAAACAAGTGTCTTACAGGAAGGTGCTCCTTTTGGTTCATTCTATGGTTACCAGACTGCGGGAATTTATCAAAGTGCAGCAGATATTGCGAACAATCCTTCTTATGTTGGAGCAAGGGTAGGTGGTTTACGTTATGCTGATATCAATGGTGATGGCGTAATTGATGCTAAAGACCGTACGATTATTGGAAATCCAAATCCGGATTTTACTTACGGTATCAATTTAAATGCTTCTTATAAAAATTGGGATATCGCAACTTTCTTCTACGGCGTTCAGGGTAATGATCTTTTTGAAGCGACACGTTACTTCACAGATTTCCCATCATTTGACGGTGCAAAAAGCACAAGATTGTTAGATGCATGGAGCCCAACGAACACTTCAAGCCAGATCCCTTCTGCTTATACCGGAGCTTCTGATCTTGAATATGCTTCTTCCAGTTATTATGTACAAAAAGGCAGCTTCTTCAGGATGAAGAATATCCAG is a window encoding:
- a CDS encoding SusC/RagA family TonB-linked outer membrane protein is translated as MQRNLPLFKRVLLLLCLGLSFAIGAMAQSKITGKVIGSDDKLPVIGASIKIKNAPGGTTTDGNGAFALLVKPTDVLVVSFVGYGTKEIPVGKQTNISVILLADNNNLTEVIVTGYSSQRKKDLTGSVAVVNMGLLKAQPAASAVEALQGKATGVQIINDGAPGSTPQIRIRGISTINNNEPLYVIDGVPFEGKLSWLNQNDIESLQVLKDASSASIYGSRANNGVVIITTKKGVAGAPKITLDSYYGTQVPRKSSFPKMMNPQQYAQYVFDGYTNAGKTIAAGTNYGSGSVPTLPDYLLAGLKTGQDITAADYDPSKYNYSRDPALFYQITKANKQGTNWFDEITDVAPVQNYQLSATGGGENATYTFSGGYLDQKGTVKYTGFKRYNFRSNTNISAFNKRVRFGENAQYSYSEGYGLGVNPNTSGDYQDQGSAISWAYRIPTIIPVYDINGNFAGSRGSQLGNAENPVAFLYRAKDNKNKSNFFFGNVYAEGDILPGLVLKTNFGLRYENFNGVSMRYPNLEFSEGNNSNSLSEYMGYTTEWTWSNTLNYSKVFNEKHRLNVLLGTEAIKSKSRQLNAGRNDFFLLGNQDYYYLNTGSSNISNSSYGALGSLFSLFGKVDYSYNDRYLFSATIRRDGSSNFGANNKYGYFPAASAAWRVSEEDFLKSVKWISDFKFRVGYGETGNQRIPSNQYLNRFQSSIASAAYATGGGNSLTTGVWQNAYQNPDIKWESVKSLNVGIDFTLFDGAFDGSADWYNKKTTDMLYNLPQPSSVVGMGSSPYVNIGDMSNKGVEFNVAYHYGKKSDSPFKFDIGLNFSKNDNKIVKLAPGIFNQIYGNYRSLQTSVLQEGAPFGSFYGYQTAGIYQSAADIANNPSYVGARVGGLRYADINGDGVIDAKDRTIIGNPNPDFTYGINLNASYKNWDIATFFYGVQGNDLFEATRYFTDFPSFDGAKSTRLLDAWSPTNTSSQIPSAYTGASDLEYASSSYYVQKGSFFRMKNIQIGYSIPTAKAFGPKSGISRMRVYVSATNLFTITKYTGLDPEISQTRDASAAVGNAGAPADTFSALGVDKGIYPSPRQFLIGINVGF